The following proteins are encoded in a genomic region of Brachypodium distachyon strain Bd21 chromosome 1, Brachypodium_distachyon_v3.0, whole genome shotgun sequence:
- the LOC100830249 gene encoding protein YLS3 translates to MAAAGASVLLVMLLAAVVCVRADMSADRSECAEQLVGLAPCLQYVQGQARSPAPDCCGGLRQVLGKSPKCLCVLVKDKDDPNLGININASLALALPSACGATKANVSHCPELLHLPPNSKDAAIFSPGGDKGPAATPGKDNTTSTTNSRTQQAANGAAAAPSTATGGVALAALLLVGYLALLLPREFPAAASF, encoded by the exons ATGGCGGCTGCAGGGGCTTCGGTGCTGCTGGTGATGTTGTTGGCAGCAGTAGTGTGTGTGAGGGCGGACATGAGCGCGGACAGGAGCGAGTgcgcggagcagctggtgggGCTGGCGCCGTGCCTGCAGTACGTGCAAGGGCAGGcgcggtcgccggcgccggactgCTGCGGCGGGCTGCGGCAGGTCCTGGGGAAGAGCCCCAAGTGCCTCTGCGTGCTCGTCAAGGACAAGGACGACCCAAACCTCGGCATCAACATCAACGCCTCCCTCGCACTCGCGCTCCCCTCGGCGTGCGGCGCCACCAAGGCCAACGTCTCCCACTGCCCCG AGCTGCTGCACCTCCCTCCGAACTCCAAGGACGCCGCCATCTTCAGCCCCGGTGGCGACAAGGGCCCCGCCGCAACTCCAG GGAAGGACAACACAACGTCGACGACAAACTCCCGCACGCAGCAGGCCGCCaacggggccgccgccgccccatccACGGCGACCGGTGGTGTCGCGCTGGCTGCGTTGCTCCTGGTCGGCTACCTCGCCCTGCTCCTGCCTAGGGAGTTCCCGGCCGCGGCTTCCTTCTAA
- the LOC100845764 gene encoding glycerol-3-phosphate 2-O-acyltransferase 6 produces MVFSSDEATTKPTPFPDVHRCDASASRRGSHTVVSSLGGTLLRSRSAFPYYALVAFETGGVPRLALLLLLAPLAAALSRAVSESAGLRVLVFAATAGARVSDIESAARAALPRFYAADVHPAAWRVFSACGGGRRLVVTATPRVMAEPFLRDHLGVDAVAGTELATWRGRATGLVDARWGGVLVGERKAEALRELVGDGNLPDVALGGRPSDYEFMRICKEAYLVPDTPVEAVRADKLPKPVLFHDGRLVQRPTPLAALLAVAWFPFAFLLACARVATASLVPMPFLYHAICSLGVRIVVRGAPPPRAERAKGRTGSLFVCSHRTLLDAVFLSVALGRPVPVVTYSLSRLSELLSPIPTVRLTRDRATDAAAIRELLAEGDLAICPEGTTSREPFLLRFSSLFAELTDHIVPVATDCEMSMYHGTTARGWKGMDPFYFFMNPRPRYTVTFLDKLPAELTCGGGGRSCHEVANHVQKLLASSLSYECTGFTRKDKYRALAGNDGIVTVNTAKN; encoded by the exons ATGGTGTTCAGCAGCGACGAAGCGACGACGAAGCCGACGCCGTTCCCGGACGTCCACAGGTGCGACGCGTCGGCCTCGCGCCGGGGTTCCCACACGGTGGTGTCCAGCCTCGGCGGCACGCTCCTCCGGTCGCGGAGCGCCTTCCCTTACTACGCGCTCGTGGCCTTCGAGACGGGGGGCGTCCCGCGGCTGgcgctcctcctgctgctggcGCCGCTCGCCGCGGCGCTCTCACGCGCCGTGTCCGAGTCCGCGGGGCTCCGCGTGCTGGTGTTCGCGGCcacggcgggcgcgcgcgtgtCGGACATCGAGTCCGCGGCGCGCGCCGCGCTGCCCAGGTTCTACGCGGCCGACGTGCACCCGGCGGCGTGGCGCGTGTTCtcggcgtgcggcggcgggcggaggctcGTGGTGACGGCCACGCCCAGGGTGATGGCGGAGCCGTTCCTGCGTGACCATCTGGGTGTGGATGCCGTGGCCGGCACGGAGCTCGCGACGTGGCGTGGGCGCGCCACGGGGCTCGTGGACGCGCGCTGGGGCGGCGTGCTCGTTGGGGAGAGGAAGGCGGAGGCGTTGAGGGAGTTGGTCGGTGACGGGAACCTGCCGGACGTCGCGCTGGGCGGCCGGCCGTCGGACTACGAATTCATGAGAATTTGCAAG GAGGCGTACCTGGTGCCGGACACGCCGGTGGAGGCCGTGCGCGCGGACAAGCTGCCGAAGCCGGTGCTCTTCCACGACGGCCGCCTCGTCCAACGCCCGACCCCtctcgccgccctcctcgccgtGGCATGGTTCCCCttcgccttcctcctcgcctGCGCGCGCGTCGCCACAGCCTCGCTCGTCCCGATGCCGTTCCTCTACCACGCCATCTGCAGCCTGGGCGTGCGCATCGTGGTCCGGGGCGCCCCCCCGCCACGGGCCGAGCGCGCCAAGGGACGCACGGGCTCGCTCTTCGTCTGCTCCCACCGCACGCTCCTGGACGCCGTCTTCCTCTCCGTGGCGCTCGGCCGCCCCGTGCCCGTCGTCACTTACTCCCTCTCCCGCCTCTCGGAGCTCCTCTCCCCGATCCCCACCGTCCGGCTCACGCGAGACCGcgccacggacgccgccgccatcaggGAACTCCTGGCCGAGGGCGACCTGGCCATCTGCCCCGAGGGCACCACGTCCCGGGAGCCATTCCTGCTGCGGTTCTCATCGCTCTTCGCCGAGCTCACCGACCACATCGTGCCCGTGGCCACGGACTGCGAGATGAGCATGTACCACGGCACCACGGCCAGGGGCTGGAAAGGGATGGACCCCTTCTACTTCTTCATGAACCCGCGCCCGCGGTACACCGTCACGTTCCTCGACAAGCTCCCCGCCGAGCtcacctgcggcggcggtggcaggtCCTGCCATGAGGTGGCCAACCACGTGCAGAAGCTGCTGGCTTCGTCGCTCTCCTACGAGTGCACCGGCTTCACCCGGAAGGACAAGTACCGGGCGCTCGCCGGCAACGATGGCATCGTCACCGTCAACACGGCCAAGAATTGA
- the LOC100829947 gene encoding IQ domain-containing protein IQM2 codes for MGLSISYPPDDYLPADDENSDRLFVRSFSFDNLSTLETLESPPSSRKVAVKGSLNSRRREGNPLHVETMISMVSPKPDKECCNHKHSHGLPKYGPTDLPPNSPVVGMVSPQHQAAAVRLQKVYKSFRTRRQLADCAVLVEQRWWKLLDFALLKRSSVSFFEDEKPESALSRWSRARIKAAKVGKGLSKDEKAQKLALQHWLEAIDPRHRYGHNLHYYYQSWLHCDSQQPFFYWLDVGEGKEVNLEDHCPRWKLLQQCIRYLGPKEREFYEVTIENRKMMYKVSRRIIDTSEGPKNAKWIFVLSTTRVLYIGTKSKGTFQHSSFLAGGATSAAGRLVVENGILKAVWPHSGHYRPTEANFREFMKYLRKRNVDFTNVKLSPSEGEEDEWIRQSSSLSQMVLTPESSQQEKQEDPKLHPPDADNDKTKATATPATPPSTRAETGSPTMKRSSSGTRLQRKRPPRLTLSKDGLGGGSKAEQGAGAFGDCLDFCKENLFRGHGGEAEGEEEEEVVVPQEKIMHRINSKMAHRSYQLGKQLSSRWTTGAGPRIGCVRDYPPELQFRSLEQVSLSPRGGGGMPRIGGGTPGRQSPSCAPPFTRTASPLGAAGTPT; via the exons ATGGGTTTGTCGATCTCATACCCACCGGATGACTACCTGCCAGCGGATGATGAAAACTCAGACAGGTTGTTCGTTCGGTCCTTCAGCTTCGACAACCTCAGCACCCTGGAGACCCTGGAGTCACCACCATCATCCAGGAAGGTTGCGGTAAAAGGGTCCTTAAACAGCAGGAGAAGAGAGGGTAATCCATTGCACGTTGAAACTATGATATCCATGGTTAGTCCTAAACCTGACAAGGAGTGTTGCAACCACAAGCACAGTCATGGCCTGCCAAAATATGGGCCCACCGACCTGCCACCAAATTCTCCGGTGGTCGGGATGGTCAGCCCGCAGCACCAGGCTGCAGCAGTAAGGTTGCAGAAGGTGTACAAGAGTTTTCGAACAAGACGGCAACTTGCAGATTGTGCTGTTCTTGTTGAACAACGGTG GTGGAAACTACTCGATTTCGCGCTGCTCAAGCGCAGTTCGGTGTCATTCTTCGAGGACGAAAAGCCGGAATCTGCCCTCTCAAGATGGTCTCGTGCGAGAATAAAGGCTGCCAAG GTAGGCAAAGGTCTGTCCAAGGATGAAAAGGCTCAAAAGCTCGCACTTCAGCACTGGCTCGAAGCA ATTGACCCTCGACATCGGTATGGTCACAACCTCCATTATTACTACCAAAGTTGGCTTCACTGCGATAGTCAACAGCCTTTCTTCTATTG GTTGGATGTAGGTGAAGGAAAGGAGGTCAATCTTGAGGACCACTGCCCGAGATGGAAGCTGCTGCAGCAATGCATCAGGTATCTTGGTCCT AAAGAGAGGGAGTTTTACGAGGTAACAATCGAGAACAGGAAGATGATGTACAAGGTGAGCCGCAGGATTATCGACACGTCTGAGGGCCCGAAGAATGCAAAATGGATCTTTGTGTTGAGCACAACAAGAGTTCTGTACATCGGCACG AAGAGCAAGGGCACATTTCAGCACTCCAGCTTCCTCGCCGGTGGTGCCACATCTGCTGCAGGGAGACTAGTCGTGGAGAACGGAATCCTAAAG GCTGTCTGGCCTCATAGCGGGCATTACCGGCCTACGGAGGCGAATTTCCGGGAGTTCATGAAGTATCTCAGGAAGAGGAACGTCGACTTCACCAATGTAAAG TTGAGCCCGTCagaaggcgaggaggacgagtgGATCAGGCAGAGCAGCAGCCTCTCCCAGATGGTCCTAACTCCAGAGAGCAGCCAGCAAGAGAAGCAAGAAGACCCCAAGCTCCATCCCCCTGACGCCGACAACGACAAAACCAAGGCAACCGCCACGCCGGCCACGCCGCCTTCCACCCGCGCCGAGACGGGGTCGCCGACGATGAAGCGATCCTCGTCGGGCACCCGGCTGcagcggaagcggccgccgaGGCTGACGCTGAGCAAGGACGggctgggcggcggcagcaaggCGGAGCAGGGCGCGGGGGCGTTCGGGGACTGCCTGGACTTCTGCAAGGAGAACCTGTTCAGGGGTCATGGCGGCGAAGCggagggggaagaggaggaggaggtggtggtgccgCAGGAGAAGATCATGCACCGGATCAACTCCAAGATGGCGCACAGGTCGTACCAGCTCGGGAAGCAGCTGTCGTCCCGGTGGACCACGGGCGCCGGGCCCCGGATCGGCTGCGTCCGCGACTACCCGCCCGAGCTCCAGTTCCGGTCGCTGGAGCAGGTCAGCCTCTctccccgcggcggcggcggtatgCCCAGGATTGGCGGAGGGACGCCCGGCCGGCAGAGCCCCTCCTGCGCGCCGCCATTCACGCGCACGGCATCGCCGCTTGGTGCGGCCGGGACTCCCACATAA
- the LOC100831382 gene encoding protein SULFUR DEFICIENCY-INDUCED 2 produces the protein MVQVGMAQPASPDAAAHVAHKIPSGDGPYARAKHYQLVEKDLDASIVWFWKAIETGDKVDSALKDMAVVMKQRGYLKDAIDAIKSLRHLCNPSRQSQESLDNILLDLYKASGRTREEIDLLKQKLRRIFHGEAFPRGKSTKRARSHGRKIHVSVKQETSRVLGNLAWAYMQERNFMAAEAVYRKAQMVDPDANKACNLALCLVEQRRMGDAEKVLDGVLSGVYVEQIGGGEKAVRKAEELMERIRAGKGGDGVEEDQEDGVEADEMAELLDVVVKEWARPYRRSDRRLPVFEEITPFCGRGQIAC, from the exons ATGGTTCAGGTGGGCATGGCTCAGCCGGCGAGCCCCGATGCGGCGGCGCACGTCGCGCACAAGATCCCCTCCGGCGACGGGCCGTATGCACGGGCCAAGCACTACCAG CTGGTGGAGAAGGACCTGGACGCGTCGATCGTGTGGTTCTGGAAGGCGATCGAGACAGGGGACAAAGTGGACAGCGCGCTCAAGGACATGGCCGTGGTGATGAAGCAGCGCGGGTACCTGAAGGACGCCATAGACGCCATCAAGTCGCTCCGGCACCTCTGCAACCCGAGCCGGCAATCGCAGGAGTCGCTGGACAACATCCTGCTGGACCTCTACAAGGCCAGCGGCCGCACGAGGGAGGAGATCGACCTGCTCAAACAAAAGCTCCGGCGCATCTTCCACGGCGAAGCATTCCCCCGTGGTAAATCCACGAAGCGGGCTCGCTCGCACGGGCGGAAGATCCACGTGTCCGTGAAGCAGGAGACGTCCAGGGTGCTGGGCAACCTGGCCTGGGCGTACATGCAGGAGCGCAACTtcatggcggcggaggcggtttACCGGAAGGCGCAGATGGTGGATCCCGACGCGAACAAGGCGTGTAACCTGGCGCTTTGCCTTGTGGAGCAAAGGAGGATGGGGGATGCGGAGAAGGTGCTCGATGGCGTGCTCTCGGGAGTGTATGTGGAGCAGATTGGAGGAGGGGAGAAGGCTGTGAGGAAGGCGGAGGAGCTGATGGAGCGGATCAGGGCTGGTAAGGGAGGTGACGGGGTGGAAGAAGATCAGGAGGATGGCGTTGAGGCGGATGAGATGGCGGAGCTGCTGGACGTGGTGGTGAAGGAGTGGGCGAGGCCGTATAGGCGGAGTGACCGGAGGCTGCCCGTGTTTGAAGAGATCACTCCGTTTTGCGGCAGGGGGCAGATCGCTTGCTAG
- the LOC100830556 gene encoding glycine-rich cell wall structural protein 1.8, with protein MDRYQRVEKPRPEAAAISENEIRITTQGLIRNYVTYATSLLQEKRVKEIALKAMGQAISKTVAIAEIIKKRIPGLHQDTTISSVSITDVWEPIEEGLVPLEMTRHVSMISISLSPKELDTNAPGYQAPVHAEPLKPRYQQVQQYQQQHPPRQSHGQTDSYGRGRGRGRGRGRGWGGRGGYGGGYGGYDNYQGGYGGYGNQGGYGHNQGGYDNQGGYGHNQGGYGNQGGYGHNQGGYGGGYGYNQGGYGGYENGGWNYNQNRGRGGGGGGGRGRGNWGYSGPGYERGGRVGGGPGGPGGRGYVRGRGRMGPGRGRGNQNY; from the exons ATGGATCGGTACCAGCGGGTTGAGAAGCCGCGgcccgaggccgccgccatcagcGAGAACGAGATCCGTATCACCACACAAGGCCTCATCCGCAACTACGTCACATACGccacctccctcctccag GAAAAAAGGGTGAAAGAAATTGCGCTAAAGGCTATGGGACAAGCTATCAGCAAGACAGTGGCTATTGCTGAGATCATAAAG AAAAGGATCCCTGGGTTGCATCAAGATACAACAATAAGTTCAGTCAGTATTACTGATGTATGGGAACCCATTGAGGAAGGCCTTGTACC ATTGGAGATGACTCGTCATGTTTCAATGATCTCAATCTCCTTGTCACCTAAGGAGCTTGACACGAATGCACCTGG ataCCAAGCTCCAGTCCATGCAGAGCCACTTAAACCAAGGTACCAGCAGGTTCAGCAatatcaacaacaacaccCGCCAAGGCAAAGTCATGGTCAAACAG ATTCATATGGACGTGGACGTGGAAGAGGCAGAGGGCGAGGAAGGGGCTGGGGTGGCAGGGGAGGTTATGGCGGAGGTTATGGTGGGTATGATAACTACCAAGGAGGTTATGGTGGATATGGCAACCAAGGAGGGTATGGCCACAACCAAGGTGGGTATGACAACCAGGGAGGTTACGGTCACAACCAAGGTGGATATGGCAACCAAGGAGGGTACGGACACAACCAAGGTGGCTATGGAGGTGGATATGGTTACAACCAAGGTGGATATGGGGGATATG AAAATGGTGGCTGGAACTACAACCAGAACAGaggccgtggtggtggtggcggcggtggcagaggAAGAGGCAACTGGGGATACAGTG GACCAGGATACGAGCGTGGTGGCAGAGTTGGAGGCGGCCCAGGTGGCCCAGGCGGCAGGGGTTATGTGCGAGGTCGTGGACGGATGGGTCCTGGACGTGGGCGGGGCAACCAGAACTATTAG
- the LOC100845460 gene encoding uncharacterized protein LOC100845460 gives MRSRVALEPLAEEPGGGEDDAARRRRSGLHAALHRWARLLSGAGTGDDGRPAADLRVLLSVLACPLSPVPILPRLPKHVASSAQYIIEQFRATTGCGKTAAKSMYAAGKVRLAMLQEPAGGSSASGGGHGRHHEGSFVVWQLAPAMWLVEMAVAGHSIAAGSDGRVAWRRTPWLGAHAARGGSRPLRRALQGLDPVMIASIFSTAEHAGEKVVDGEDCFVLRLDVGPSTLSSWSDGTAEVIRHALTGYFSQRSGLLARIEDSQLTRIQSSPGAPAMYWETTIASTLADYRHVEGHGGVHVCVAHSGRSTAHLARFGVGVRAARVVTRMEEAWTIDDVAFDVPGLGPDAFIPPEEVRRSRCYDDAARK, from the exons atgaggTCGAGGGTGGCGCTGGAGCCGCTGGCGGAggagcccggcggcggcgaggacgacgcggcgcggcggcggcggtccggCCTCCACGCGGCGCTGCACCGGTGGGCGCGCCTCCtgtccggcgccggcaccggggaCGACGgccggcccgccgccgacctccgcGTCCTCCTCTCCGTCCTCGCCTGCCCGCTCTCCCCCGTCCCCATCCTCCCGCGCCTCCCCAAACAC GTGGCGTCGTCGGCGCAGTACATAATCGAGCAGTTCAGGGCGACGACGGGGTGCGGGAAGACGGCGGCCAAGAGCATGTACGCGGCCGGGAAGGTGCGGCTGGCGATGCTGCAGGAGCCCGCCGGCGGATCATCAGCATCAGGAGGAGGCCATGGGCGCCACCACGAGGGGAGCTTCGTGGTCTGGCAGCTCGCGCCGGCCATGTGGCTCGTCGAGATGGCCGTGGCCGGCCACAgcatcgccgccggcagcgacGGCCGCGTCGCCTGGCGCCGCACCCCCTGGCTcggcgcccacgccgcccgcggcggctcccgccccctccgccgcgccctccAG GGGCTGGACCCGGTGATGATCGCGTCCATCTTCTCGACGGCGGAGCACGCGGGGGAGAAGGTGGTGGACGGGGAGGACTGCTTCGTGCTGCGGCTGGACGTGGGGCCCTCGACGCTGTCGAGCTGGAGCGACGGCACGGCGGAGGTGATCCGGCACGCGCTGACGGGGTACTTCAGCCAGCGGAGCGGGCTGCTGGCACGGATCGAGGACTCGCAGCTCACCCGGATCCAGTCCTCCCCCGGCGCCCCCGCCATGTACTGGGAGACCACCATCGCCTCCACGCTGGCCGACTACCGCCACGTCGAgggccacggcggcgtccACGTCTGCGTGGCGCACTCCGGCCGGTCCACGGCCCACCTGGCGCGGTTCGGCGTCGGCGTGCGCGCCGCCAGGGTGGTGACGCGGATGGAGGAGGCGTGGACCATCGATGACGTGGCGTTCGACGTGCCCGGGCTCGGGCCCGACGCGTTCATCCCGCCCGAGGAGGTCAGGCGGAGCCGCTGCTACGACGACGCCGCGCGAAAGTGA